The sequence CAGGGCACCGGCACGGTGTACTGGGAGGGTCTCTCGGACCTGTTTGACAGCAACGGTCAGCGCGTGGGCCGGGGCTACCTCGAGATGACGGGATACGCGCAGCGGCTGGTGTTGTAGCGCCTGCGTCCGAGCGCCTCAGTCGGGCCGCCACGCGTTGAAGAACCGGATGCGCTCGACGTGGTCGGGGTGGCTGGAGATGGCGATGGGCAGCGCGGCGCTGTCGCTTTCTTTGTCGGTCTCTTCGTCTTCACCACCCTGATGTTCCAGTCGCTGGATGCGCTCGAAGAAAGTGACCATGACCGCTGGAGAGGCCCCGCTCACGTGGAGCAAGCGAGCAGCGAATGCATCGGCCGCGCGCTCGGCGTCGCGTGAATAGGCCTGTGTGGCCAAGGTGGCGGGCACGGTGGCCAGGAAGCCGCTGGCGTCGCCCAGCACCACACCCACCAGCGCACTGACCAGGCTCGCGCGCACCATCAAATCCAGCCCGTGGCGGTGGTGCACATGACCCAGCTCATGCGCCAGCACGCCGACAATGGCATCGGGCTGGTCGGCCAGCAGCTTCACCAGATCGTCGGTGATCACGATGTACCCGCCGGGCAGGGCAAACGCGTTGGCGCCCAGGGCCTTGGACTGGTGAAACGAGAGTTGCCACGGCGGTGCGTCGCCTTGCGGGTGGGCGCGCTCCACGGCCGAGGCGAACCGCTCGCGCAAGGCCTGCTGTTGCTGCGCGGGCAGTGCGCTGGGCTGCAGGAACAGTCGGTCCAGCTGCTGCATGCCCTGTTCACCCAGGCGCGCCTCCAGCGCATGGGGCACTTGCTGCGCCAGGGTCTGGCTGAGCCACGGCACGCCCCAGGTCCACGCCGCAGCGAGAAACGCCACGCTCGCGCCCATGGCGGCCAGCGTGGCGCGCCAGCTCTGCATCCAGCCCACCACGGCACCATCGCGCTGGCCACTGGCCTGCCGCCACGCGTCCCACTCCCCGGCATCGGCGTGCTGGATCAGGCTGCCGTCGGGCAGTTCGCTCTGGCGCTGACCATGCGAGCGGCGTTCGGCCCAGCGCACCTGGCGCACCGGGTAGCGGCGCTCGTTGGCGCCCACCTGGAGCACGAGGACGCCATCTTCGATGCAGAGCTCGCAGGCCTGCGCACGCGGGCTCTGGCCATCGAACCAGGTGCTGGACAGGCGCGGCGCTGGGCTCATCACAAGCCCATGTCGATGCCGAAGAAGTCGCCCGCGGCATCACCCAGGATGCCTTTGTCGCCGCCCTGGGCCTTGGCAAGCCAGGCGTTCACGTCGCCCTGCACCGAGACGCCCATGGCCTCCAGCCGCATGCGCGCGGTGTGCACCTTGGCGAAAGGCCAGTACAGGCCCAGCGTGAGTGCAATGAACAGCCAGTTCTTCGCGGTCAAACGCATCAGGGGAGCGAACCTCAGCCGGCTGTCGAAGCGGATGCGCCGGCTGCGCGTGTTGGCCCACAGCAGGTTTTGCAGCCGCGACGTGGTGTAGGGCACGAGCACCAGCGGGAACACCAGGTAGGCCAGAGCCAACAGAAAGGGCAACATGATCACAGCCGCACCCGAGAGCCCGCCCGCCATCGCCGCAACAACGCCGCCCACGCCGGCGAGCAAGGCGGTGCACAGCAAGGACACCCCCATCGCGCGCAACGAAAAACCGTAGAAGGCACCCAGGCCGGCATCCAGCCGCGTGCGCTGCTGTGCAAACGCGTAGCCACCGTGCTGGTAACGCTTGATGCGCGCCAGCAGCCAGGGCGACAGCGCGGCCATGGCCAGTGCGACCAAGCCAGTGACTGCGGCAAACACGGCACCGGCAGCGCCTTCTTCCGCGCCCTGCATGGCCGATGCAACGACACCGAACACCACGCCGATCAGCACCACCGGAATGAAGAACGGCAGCATGCACAGGTAGGCACCCTTGAGGTCACCTTCGAAGGACATGCGAACGCCACGCCAGCTGGTGTTGCGCAAGCGGAACTGCAGCGATGCGCGCCACAGCGCGGGCCACAACACCGCGAGCACAAGCAATGGAAGCCAGGCGAAGGTCGGCGCAAAGTTCGAGACCGCCCAGTACGACACGCCGAACAACAACATGAGCACGTAACCGCGGAACATCTTCCAGGGGTCGCCATGAAAACCCAGCGGGTCGTGGCCCACCAGCGTGTTGTTCTGGAAATAGGCCAGCCGGCGCGCGCGGGCGAACGGCCAATACAGCGTGAAGGTGATCAGGGTCAGCAGCAGGTTGACGATCCAGATGCGGAAGTACTCGCTGCCGGAACCGGTGAATCGGATGTCGAGTGGGTGGGATGGTTCGCTGGTGGGCAGTCGGCTGTCAGGCAGGACCTCGGTTGCTTCAAATTCGCTGTGCTGTGCCATCCCGTCCCTCCTGGTGGTTGAAAATTTGGCCGCGATCCTAGCATCAAAGATTTGTACCAATGACCTACCCCTGGCAGATGTGCACAAGGGCCATGGCCGCACAAAACGGGCGTCCGCAAAACCCGGCACACTCCCCTGCATGAGTTCCCTCTCCCCCTCCGAACGCCCCAAAGGCACCACCCCCACCTCGCTCAGCGGCCTGCTGCCGTTTCTGCGGCCCTACCGTCTGCAGATCGGTCTGGCGATCCTGTTTCTGGTGCTCGCGGCCGCGGCCACCCTGGCGTTTCCACTCGCCCTGCGTTTCCTCATCGACAGTGGACTGGCCCCGGCCGGGCGCGGCGAGCAGGCACTCGCCTTGCGTGGTCACTTCGCGGCCTTGTTCGGCGTGGCGGTGGCGCTCGGCTTCTTCTCGGCCATGCGTTTTTATCTGGTGAGCTGGCTCGGTGAACGTGTCACCGCCGATTTGCGCAACGCGGTCTACAGCCACGTGCTGCGGCAGAGCCCGCAGTTCTTCGAAACCACGCAAACCGGCGAAGTGCTCTCGCGCCTGACCACCGACACAACGCTGGTGCAGACGGTGGTGGGCTCTTCGTTGTCCATGGGTCTGCGCAACGCCGTCATGGGCATCGGAGCGCTGGTCATGCTGGTGTGGACCAACCCGTATGTGATGCTGCAGGTGCTGCTGATCATCGTGCTGGTGGTGCTGCCCAGCATGTGGTTTGGCCGGCGTGTGCGCAAGCTCTCGCGCGCCAGCCAGGATCGCGTGGCCGACTCCAGCGCGATCGCAGCCGAGGTGCTCAACGCGATTCCGGTGGTGCAGAGCTACACGGCCGAGGACCGCGAGGCGGCGCGCTTCAACGCGTCCACCCAGTTCGCCTTCGACACCGCGATCAAGCGCACGCGCGCACGCTCGGTGCTGGTGGCCTTCATCATCATCACCACCGCCGGACTGCTGCTGTGGGGCCTGTACCAGGGCACGCAGGCGGTGCTGGCCGGCACCATCACGCCGGGTCACCTGGGTCAGACGGTGCTCTACATCATCATCCTGGCCGGTGCGGTCGCCGTGCTCGGCGAGGTCTATGGCGACCTGCTGCGCGCCGCGGGCGCGAGCGAGCGCCTGATGGAGCTGCTGGCCAGCGCCTCACCGGTGCAATCACCCGCGCAGCCGCTCAAAGCGGCGGCACCACAAGGCGGCAGCGCGCTGGTGTTCGACGACATCACCTTCCACTACCCTTCGCGCCCGGCACAGGCCGCGCTGGCCGGATTCAACCTGGCGGTGCACCCCGGGCAGACGATGGCGCTCGTGGGTCCCAGCGGTGCGGGCAAAACCACCGTGTTCGGCCTGCTGCTGCGCTACTACGACCCGGCGCTGGGCACGATCCGGCTGGACGGCGTGCCCATCCACCAGATGAGCCTGCAGGACCTGCGCAACCGCGTGGGCATCGTGCCGCAGGACCCGGTGATCTTCTCCAGCAGCGCGATGGAAAACATCCGCTACGGCAAGCCCGGCGCGAGCGACGACGAGGTGCGCGCCGCTGCCGCCGCGGCCTTTGCCGACGAATTCATCGACCAGCTGCCCGAGGGCTACGACACCTTTCTGGGCGAGCGGGGTGTGCGCCTCTCGGGCGGGCAGCGCCAGCGCATCGCCATTGCGCGCGCCATGCTCAAGAACCCGCCGCTGCTGCTGCTGGATGAGGCCACCAGCGCGCTGGACGCGCAGAGCGAGCGCATGGTGCAGGCCGCGCTGGAATCGGCCATGAAGGACCGCACCACGCTCGTGATCGCGCACCGCCTGGCCACCGTGCAACAAGCCGACCTGATCGTGGTGCTGGACCATGGCCGTCTGGTGGAACAAGGCACACACACCGAGCTGGTGGCGCAGGGTGGCGTGTACGCAGGCCTGGCCGCCTTGCAGTTTCAAGTCTGACTACGCGAGTTGCCGCAGCTCTCTGAGGGCCACGGAGACGGGTGCCAGATCCGGCGCCAGGTTGGCGATGCTCTCGTGCATGTCGTTGATGCGCGCAATGGCCTTGGCATGTTGTTCCTGCCACCCGGCCAAGGTCTGCTGGCTGCTGAGCAGCGAGAGCACCAGCTGACCGGCAATGGAATACACGTCGTCGCGCGCGCTGGCGCGGGCCTGCGACTGCCACAGCGAATCGGTCGGCAACTGGCCAATGCGCTGACGCCAGCGGTCC is a genomic window of Hydrogenophaga sp. RAC07 containing:
- a CDS encoding M48 family metallopeptidase encodes the protein MSPAPRLSSTWFDGQSPRAQACELCIEDGVLVLQVGANERRYPVRQVRWAERRSHGQRQSELPDGSLIQHADAGEWDAWRQASGQRDGAVVGWMQSWRATLAAMGASVAFLAAAWTWGVPWLSQTLAQQVPHALEARLGEQGMQQLDRLFLQPSALPAQQQQALRERFASAVERAHPQGDAPPWQLSFHQSKALGANAFALPGGYIVITDDLVKLLADQPDAIVGVLAHELGHVHHRHGLDLMVRASLVSALVGVVLGDASGFLATVPATLATQAYSRDAERAADAFAARLLHVSGASPAVMVTFFERIQRLEHQGGEDEETDKESDSAALPIAISSHPDHVERIRFFNAWRPD
- a CDS encoding ABC transporter transmembrane domain-containing protein — protein: MSSLSPSERPKGTTPTSLSGLLPFLRPYRLQIGLAILFLVLAAAATLAFPLALRFLIDSGLAPAGRGEQALALRGHFAALFGVAVALGFFSAMRFYLVSWLGERVTADLRNAVYSHVLRQSPQFFETTQTGEVLSRLTTDTTLVQTVVGSSLSMGLRNAVMGIGALVMLVWTNPYVMLQVLLIIVLVVLPSMWFGRRVRKLSRASQDRVADSSAIAAEVLNAIPVVQSYTAEDREAARFNASTQFAFDTAIKRTRARSVLVAFIIITTAGLLLWGLYQGTQAVLAGTITPGHLGQTVLYIIILAGAVAVLGEVYGDLLRAAGASERLMELLASASPVQSPAQPLKAAAPQGGSALVFDDITFHYPSRPAQAALAGFNLAVHPGQTMALVGPSGAGKTTVFGLLLRYYDPALGTIRLDGVPIHQMSLQDLRNRVGIVPQDPVIFSSSAMENIRYGKPGASDDEVRAAAAAAFADEFIDQLPEGYDTFLGERGVRLSGGQRQRIAIARAMLKNPPLLLLDEATSALDAQSERMVQAALESAMKDRTTLVIAHRLATVQQADLIVVLDHGRLVEQGTHTELVAQGGVYAGLAALQFQV
- a CDS encoding YjgN family protein; translation: MAQHSEFEATEVLPDSRLPTSEPSHPLDIRFTGSGSEYFRIWIVNLLLTLITFTLYWPFARARRLAYFQNNTLVGHDPLGFHGDPWKMFRGYVLMLLFGVSYWAVSNFAPTFAWLPLLVLAVLWPALWRASLQFRLRNTSWRGVRMSFEGDLKGAYLCMLPFFIPVVLIGVVFGVVASAMQGAEEGAAGAVFAAVTGLVALAMAALSPWLLARIKRYQHGGYAFAQQRTRLDAGLGAFYGFSLRAMGVSLLCTALLAGVGGVVAAMAGGLSGAAVIMLPFLLALAYLVFPLVLVPYTTSRLQNLLWANTRSRRIRFDSRLRFAPLMRLTAKNWLFIALTLGLYWPFAKVHTARMRLEAMGVSVQGDVNAWLAKAQGGDKGILGDAAGDFFGIDMGL